TGagaaaggaggaaggaaaaagaaagaaatgatgaaaaaacagaaaagaaaaatctgaaCTAAAAGCTTGCAAGCACGTCGCATTTGATCACTTACTCTTATTTTTTGTTGGTTCGATTTTTTAGACAGACCTATCTGCTGGAGCATAAACTGAAAGGCGACcaatgaaataatttcattttaaaacgatGACAATTcattattaaaataaacaataaaaaaaggaaagaaacacAAAAACAGAAGGTATCTTCAAAATCGGATTGAAAAATGATCagaaacgaaaattttgaatttgtaagTCCATTTGAGGTTCATAATTATGAGAAGACTTGATAAATAATGAGGAATCTATATGACAGTGCTCcatacaaaatgttttcaataaGTTTCCAAACTAGAGCCGCCCTAGCTTTTAAAGATGCTtagtcaaataattttgttttaattgaaaAGCTTTAACTTTCAAGAGTACACTGATTTTCGGGGTCATGAAATATGTATGGTCAATTTTATTACCGCatcattttttcaggaaaaggtCCCTGGAAAGGATTTCCtggtctgcaattttttttcagacaagaaaaaaatcgaaatttcaaatgaaaaggaAAGCAAAATCACTGACATGATCATCACATCTTTTTAAAAACTGTGGTGTAGAGTACCATAGATTTTTAACTTCTAATATTactgcaaatgttgattttAATTGTGATGTTACACAATTCTGTGCAAAAATGTTGGGAAGAAGTAGACCTGCCTGGTGACAAGGCAGCAATTAAAGCTCCAGCTGAAAAAGgactttttgccaaaaaaaggcATTTAGAGAAAACGCAACAAAAGTTATGTTTGTGGTAAGTTGCAAAGCCTTTGCAGCAAAGGAATTTAAGTTTGATGATTTTTTGGAGATGAACTCATTACTTTCAAGGCTGTCCGGTTAGTTTTGAGATaatgattttgttttttcacaaaaatctatGAGATTTACGAAAAAGCAGGAGAATGAATGGTCTTTGCATTAAAGGGTGCGAGGATTAAaagcatcttggaatttttctggTTAGAGATGGCTGTGGAATGGACAAAAAATATACAGAATTATGCCCAGAAGGGGATCCTTTCATGTTTGGACATTAATTGAAGCCATctattttttggaagaatttttcaagtaaaaatcactgAGCAGAGCAAAcacgttacaaaaaaaataagggACAGTGTAACAATACCCTAAAGATTATTGATTTTCAATGGGCCTAAGGTGAGCTTGATTGGGCCTTTTTTAGGGTCAGGACAGCGCTAGTCAAAGACATTTTCGAACACATCTTGCATCATGTAACATTTATTATGAgcagaatttatttttcaattattaaaatttggGAAGAGCTGGACCAGTGGAAGACTTCAACTTTACACTCCTTGGCTttagatcagaaaaaaatcatttaaggcGGAAAGTATAGCATAATGACGAAACttgaatttaaagaaaaaatgcaaCAGCAGGCTTAAATGCACAAAATGCTTCAAATGCAATGTTAGACTCTACTAGAATATTGGAAAAATCATTCTCAAAGTTTTAGAGAGGAATACTGTCACAGAATGCGGACAGAAGATGTTTTTTCCTGTTTATTCGATGAAGCTGACCAAGCTGAGGGTTTTGACGGACCTTGATGATACATATCATAAATTAGAAGGTCAGAATGCTTACATAGGCAGTTTGTTTCATATTGTTACCCAAAGGATCCAGAGAAAAGTATAATCCCgtttctcagtaaaaatgtttttcatgaatAGAATACTTGTCATTTGaagtttaatttaaattaaaataataataataataaaaattttaaaaaatgtattatgAAGCGTGTACACCTAGTTTTGAAACAGCTAAAAGAAAATTGACCATAGATCAACAATACTGATAGAAAGATaatatatgaaattttaaacgttAAATTCTAtctaaaattgaaattctcaTGTTGGTATGAAAAAGTTTATTCCAGCAAAATTTCTCCTTtcctagaaaaattaaatttttccttgacgACGTAGTGTTACGATCACAAAATAGCTGCCCAAGTGGACTTTGCTTCCACCTTGCATTAACACCCGTACACAGTGTTGCTGGTAGTATTACTTTTAGGATGACTTAGTCAGCTAGTGCATAGTGCTAGTGCACAAACAATTTAGGACTATTGTCCTAACTTTTTCAATGCTTCCAgacttattttgaaatttcctcattgTTGCAGGACTTTCCTGAATTCTCCGACTTGAAAAAACCCTGAACACTTAGTCAACTTAGTCTAAGTTGACCCTTAAACACACCATCTCTTTGTCCTAATGATTCCAGACTCAAACCTCCATTGTTTGTGGTACATCTTACTATGCTATTATGATACTAACATTATCCATATAAATATTGAGCTGTAATATAACGATAGACTCAAGCTTTTAGTTACTGATTTGATGAAACTAACTTTACCTGCTCATTTCTCTTGTAATGATAAGCATACTGGTtcgtaaaatttacaattaacATGGATACTAGTATGGCTGATTTTTGACCTAGTCTTCTTGtggctcacaatcagctaaAATGACAGCTGCTTGGAAGGACACTACACAATTgtgagtttgaattttcttacgTGAGGTTGGTTTTTGGAGGCTTTAATGGTTTAGTGAACATTTTACGGTCCTACTTCTGATTAAAGGGAGCTTCAGCAAGATacgacaaattttcaagaaattcactCCAGATTACAAGTATATTTTCTCGTAATTCAGAGTGGACTAGGCATCTATAACACAGCTTCTTGTGGCTACAGACCATATTCTAATTGGTCAAGGGCTTATCCACTTTCAAAAGGCGCGTGAATACCAGCTCTAAGTTCTAGGATTCTAGTTCAATTGCAGCACAATTCTTAGCCCAGCAGCGGAAAGATTGCAGTAACTTGTGatcatctaaaaattttactttcagcaggaaaaaaatactcaaagaaAACTATTGGTATTTAGGGCAAGGTGTAAGAAACTATACATCTGAGAGGAGCAATATTCTCAGATTCTGGTTTTTGGTTCAATTCAACAAGGCTTGTGACACTAATAACACACATAGGGACAATCCATACATAACATCACactgaatttcagaattttaagcTCCCTCTTCCTTGCCTTGCAGGTCTGCGACTCTTTCTAAAATATTAATTCACGTTTCCCTAGACTCTCCTTTGTACGTAAAAATTGGCATCTTAAATCATCATTTGTGCAAAAACTATCAACGTTTCCCTAGACTCTCCTTTGTACGTAAAAATTGGCATCTTAAATCATCATTTGTGCAAAAACTATCAACAAttcttggagaaaaattgaggcCATGTACCAATTTTTGGCGCACTGTCTAACAGCCTTAGACCCTTCCCCTTTAGAGCATTTCATAATTTGTGTGCGGCTCCTTAAACATTACCTGTGTTTCAAAACTAAATCAACAGACAATAAATTGATCATTAGAATACAAATGCCAGAGAGGACACTTGCAATTCTGATCTTTACCTAGCCACAAGATGATCTTTAGCAGAACTTACCTTTTGCCAAGGATGTGATTTGATCTGCGGAAATTTAAATTCAGTATAATTTGGGTTCATCATatgtatttcttcttttgacGGTGTGCCAAGAACTTTGATGATTTCGACTAACTGGTCAACACCAGAATCACCAGGGAATATTGGCTGGCCAAGTAGTAACTCTGCTAGGACACAACCTGCACTCCAGACATctataagaaaaaagaaaagaagattaaattagtttaaaaagaaattcaagTAGTGTCACTGGAGTCACTTTGTTTCCTCAAAGATCAAGGATGACAAGTATCCTTAcatattaaaatttcctgatttttcaaggtTAATAACAAAAAATATCTTGAATTTTCCATGATATTTGGCATATAAAATGCTTCCTTTATGGATGTAATATCAAAAAGCTATGAGAATAACGCTTTTAGTTGAGACAATGTCATTCTTCAAGAGGAGATACTTCAAggttaggaactaaaattttctgaacttcAAGGCTGGAGCATTTGCATACTTGATAGGGTTTTTCTTCGAGCTTTCAGGATATCTTGAATAGTTGTCACACAGCATAAACTTGACGTTCATAATctattctttctttctctcttcctttcttcccttCCTATTCTGACCTCTATAAGAAAGTATTCACAAGGGGAGGCTTAGAAAAGGCTGCTGCCAATTTTGATCAGGTGTCCTGTGAAACATAGATCAAAGGCACTTGACTCGCAGgtgcttttccttttttccggaTGAGCCTCTAACTATTATGttggtttttctttctcttcattTAAAGAGGATGGCAACCTTAAAAACAAGTTTGGCTAAAAAGGAAAATGTGCAATGAATGATGCCAAAATCCGTTTGCGAATAACTGCATTTGTTGAGCCACTAACGCGAGAAAACAGCTGACAATGAGTGCGTGACGTCATGAGATCCATCTTGCATTTTGCAGTCTGCACGCTGTCTCCGTTGTCAAGTGGCCAACGCATATTCGCAACAAGTTATTAGTTCGCCCAGATCTCGCTCACTCCTGGCCGACTCTTTTTCTTTGCTTGTCTGTGACAATTGTGGCGATTTCGGGGTGCCAAGAGTAAACGCGCCAGACTTTTGAGTTGTGTGCGTATGAACTGCAGTTGCACCTGGAGCACATGACATCACCAGTCAACCTTACAATCCTACATTTCTCTGCCGATATTGCGAATTTTTCATTCGGGACAGAGCCATTTTCCTTCTTATACCTTCccgcttcaatttttaacactATCTCATTTTCGATTTTAGGGTTTCTGTCCCCTTTAACTCCTTTAAGTatgaaaacaaaagaacaaaaaagcAAATTGAGAAGACACTGATGAATCGGATGTTGCTTACCAATTTTTGTGGTGTAATCAATAGCACCAAAAATGAGTTCTGGTGCACGGTAGTAGCGAGAACAAATATAGGACACATTTGGCTCTCCTTTGATTAGATGTTTTGCTGATCCAAAGTCACACAACTTCAGCACCCCAGTCTCAGGATCCAACAAtaaattttgaggtttaatATCTCGGTGACATATTCCTAACGCATGAATGTACGCTAAACTTCGGAATAACTGATACATATACaactgaaaattacaaaataaaaaaccaaataaGAAACATGATAGATTAAGAGCATTAAATAAATGAATCAGATAATGATAAAAGTTGACAAGACACAAATAGTTCATAGTAAAAACATGAATCTGCCTACATAATCCAATATCAGGGATAAATTTTCTGATAAGACATGAAGGAAAAATTGTAGGCATGTACAGATCCTCTCAACTTCATATTATCAGAGGATTTTGAGATGTTATGACTAGCCCTAAAATTGCAAACTGAAAAGGTTGTAGAATAAATGAAGGAGTTTTCATCACTCTTCAGCGACCAAAATCCAAAACTACTATGCACTGAATGTTGTTTATAGTCCTTCATCAAATATATTATGTGGTCTAAAAAATGACAGCACTTGATTATAGAACTGAGACATGCTTAAGGTTAAATTCGGTCCATTTTTAAGTAGTAAAAAAGCATGTTGATTAATATGAAGAGTACAGAGGGGAAAAAGGCGATTTCATGCTGCGTTTTCACAGCTGTCTAAACCCaacaggtaaaaaaaaatgcaacgaAAGCATACCTTGATAAAACTAATAGGTATAATTTGTTTGGTTTTACTGTAATGTCTGGCCACTTTATATACAGTTTCAGGAATAAACTCCAACACTAAATTCAGGTAAACCTCATCtttctgttgaagaaaaaacaaaatatcaaTGATTAGTACAAAATATCTAAaagacagaaaaagaaaaaacaacataTGAGTCTCTTTATAAAGAAGCTACACATAGATGCTATTCTTTAGATCCTTCTCAAGACACTGTTTGAAAGTAACCGAAATAAAAACAGACTAAAAAGAGAGCAGGCGTGTCTATGAAATGACTGTATTTGAGAGACATTTACACTTTTTCGGTAGGTTGTTCTTGAGCAGGGGATGACAGTTGACAAGTTAGGACACTTATCAAAGTGGATATGAAGgagcaatgggtcagttgtgctagtTAGGTCAGATTggcaaaaattaataagatctgtccaaatgCCAAATATATAGTATTAAGGCAGATGCCGCCTATCGCAAAGTATGACTTGTGATATTATTCACCACAGTAGTGCATACACTTGTTTCTTCCACTTTGGTTTCATTCGTGTTTCATATTGAGCAACAGTTCAAATGTTTTTATCATTGATTGATGAAACCCAGGTAGGGGGTTGTATTCTGATAGAGATGTGGGACTGTTGCTATGGGTATGTGCACATCGTGCCGCACCCGTGGCAACAGTAGCAATGGAAGCAAAAGATCTCCTCAATCTTCAATGCAACAGCTACAAAACTGCAACATTTCTCCTGGATATagcgtaaaaaatttaagaaaatcacttttcaacctTGTTTTTCTCAGAATTGGCTCATAAAATTAGTTTCGCTCAGGTAGATGTAAGGaacatcaaatcaaaatttAGCCAGCACCAAATTTCTAGGTAATTCGTGCATAGTCCTTTGCCATTCATTTTATGGGTCTGTTTCATGCTAGAGATACAGCTAAATAAATAGACCTCCATAGGTAAGATAGCACAAAAATAGCGATGGGCTCATCAAAATAGTCTGATATCCCCTcttttgccttcaatttatgTAACAGGCTCTCATATATTCCCTGCTCTTGCGGCTAATATCAGTTTGCCGAGAAAAAGGCGCTAGAGAGCCTAACCAATATAAACGAACAATATTGCAAACTGTTACAAACTCTCCTCGTCTATAATTTCTATTGAGTTTATTTTTGCAACACAAGGAAATAGAGGAGAGACAAATGCTTACAAACGATTGAAATCATACGAGAGAAGAAGTTTGTAAGATTGTTCATTTAGGTTAGGTAGTCTTACATCTTTTTCTGTGCAAACAAGGTCATCATcaactgagaaaaactgccaGCAAATGCAGGAAAGGAGAGAAAGTGATAACAAACCATGCAAATTGGATACTGAAGATTGGATTTAAAATTCTTTTGATGAGCCCATTGTAATTTCGGTGTGATTTTGCCTACAGAAAGTCTAATCACTTGGTTGTATTTCTTGCATGCGCTAGCCCCCTTCCTTAATCACGATAAATATGAAGAAACTTAAATTCACACTGTCAAAGGATTACATGTGCTAgtttctctcatttcttgaaacCTGCAAATTCAATTTAAAGGTGAGGAAATGTGTTATACATAAATTAAACAGGATTACATACCTTATCACCGCTGGAGTAgaaaaagtattttaatttaACTATATTACAATGTTCTAGACGTCTCATTATTTGTAGCTCCCGATTCTGTTGAGGAAAATAAACCGAAATAAATAATTCAGACTGCAGGAGATAAAATCAATAAGTACAGAGGTTAAATCACAAGATCAATTAATAATGTAGAGGGGGTTCAGCAAATATGtaatgtattttaaaattatttgaaacttGGTTAAGGTGTGTTGGCATGGATCAGGAGATGGCTTGCCCTCAATAAGGGGGTCAGAAGACGAgtttacttccatttttttttcttaaattaaattaaatgattGTCCCACTATGTTATGCACACAAGTCGGTTGCCAATCATATTTCTTGGTggtctcttaaaaaaaaaaactcttttttaAAAGGTATCTCTATATTCAAGGGtgacttgatttttttaaaaaaaaatacttgataATTAGatgaagtttttcaaaaatggtcTCAGCCTGCCCTGTAAACAATAGGAGTAGAGGAAATAAGtataatgaagaaaatattctcTCCTCTCcccctgcaaaaaaaaatccaacagtGAGCATCAGGTGGCCTCTAGATTGCCAGGAtactgagaaatatttttttcctgatggaaTTTGTTGGCCTAGGAACATTTCTAGGTTTGCTTCAGattaattattttcctcttctcACTCACATGGAGGacctaaaaattaatttcaactaGTCGAATGAACATTTTTGTTGACATGAATTCCAGTTTCCCTTTGAAAATAAGACAGAAACTAGTATTTTTCATCataaatttggattttcaacACATTAATTTTTGGTAACATTCCAATTCCAAATAAACAAAGGAATATTGTAATTATCATTTTCTCTTCCCTATGTTGaagataattttattattttctcacACACAATACTTACTTTAAAACGTTTGTCTTGGAGTACTTTTTTAATAGCAATCATCTCATTAGTTTCACAGAGCTTCGCCGAATATACGACTCCGAAACTTCCATTTCCGATTACCCTAATTACAGTATAAGAAACTTCTAACGGTCTATCCGGTCCTTGACCTGGTGTTGCAACAACTGTCGACATTTTGCTCCCATCTTTACCTGCACAAAAAGGAGAGCAAAGTTTATTTAGTAACAATGTAAGATTGATTGAAAGAAAGCAACACAGTAAAaacaagttcaaaattttcattatcaACGCAACGTCCAGGTTTGAAAAATAATCCccttataaaatataaaatgattaTGACTAAGTAAGACTTGTGGCACAAAAGAGGAAATTTACATGAATAGCTATGACTTTCCCTCTTActgaggaaattttttaaatccttACATGCTTTTTTGCTCCCTCACTAACTCCTTCATTTGTTATCATCATATcacttaaaaattatgaaattaaaaaacatCAGAAACGGAAATAAAGAAGAGGATATTAGAAagacagaaaataaaagaaaggagACTGATCGAGGTAAATTATACCAAACGAGATCTGAATGAATGCCAGCAAAACTTGTAATAACCCACCAAATCCACCCTTGCTATAACCTCACTTCAAAGTGCACAGTGAGGACAGTTTAAATCCCATAAGAATAAGATGCAAAATTAAGATTTGCGAATTTCACGGAATTCAGTTGAGTAAAATTTCCCtctgttaaaaatgaaaatgaaaaattgtatgtATTTCAGCTGATCTTTCTAATCATGACAGAAAAATTGCCAAGTAGTGTTAGGATTGGATTAACCTAATATTGGAGATGCTTGATGGCAATACCTTCAGTGATAGTTAGAGAATCCGATAAAGATTTATGCAGGATATCAGAGGACATTTCACTCAAAGATTTCATACTTCACACCGTGTAAAAGCATGGAAGGACACCACAAAACAGAAAGGGCATTGGTGAATCCACCGTTTAAATTGAGGCTTGATGAAAAATGGACTTTAACGAAGCAGGACACAATTTGatgttgattttaaaaaaaatccgattgctGCCATTGATAGAACCTTAAACGATAGAATGAAGAGCGAGGAAAAACTTAAAAGAAAACTAAGAAGCTAATTTCGATCACTTGATTTCAGACATGGTTGGGAGAGGGCAAAAAATAGACGAGTTATAACTTCAgcgagagagaaaaattcaattggCAGCTGCACAATTCCGAAGATAGCACAAATTTGGAGAGAAATTTGCGGATTTTCGAAAGTAAAAGGAAGTAAAGAAAAGGGGGAATGCCTCGAGAAAgtgattgaaaaatgtaaattgattgGGACTAACACAGTGACCTGTGCTAGGGGGGGAGACCGTTCGACTGAGTTTTATAAATACACCTTTACTCCACTCAAGACCTTCAGTTGACAATGACCCATATATACAATGATGTGCTCTCTGATGCATTCCCTGCGTATGTTGGGTCAGTGGTATGAGTTGAGCCCCATCGTAACAGTCAGCTGAAAAAAGGGTGAGTTCTTCCCATTCCGTCGAGAGGAAAACACCGCGTATCAGCTATCGTGTACTTATCAAGATACCGAGAACCTACCAAAACTTAGCACCTAAGATGCGTTAGAGGAGCTCGCTTCAAAATGGACAGCCAACCACCTCATGAGGAATTTTCAAGTTCTTTAACGTCATCATGTGTCaaagagtacatagagtcgtaatgtaatagGACGAgttggcgccacttttaagcattttcaaaGTCCCTggttccgagactcctgtgtcacgccgggtcactttttcgacatataatcgattgttttcgagcCATCTGATGTAGACAAAAAGGATaggaattactacgtattctacatcgccattttggCTCGAAagtgtatcgaaaaagtgaccgaagctcggcgcacaccgggctcgaaaCTCGTCGACCAAAACATGACGctagctctcccatttacattacgactctatgtactcaatGTTTTGTGTGCAAGACAAGATGGGATGCACCGTCAGAATTTTCTGGGTTTCACGATTTCCGAACGAATGAGAAAAGTTGCTGATATGACGTACAGTGGCGCGACGTGCTCAGcaatgtatcgatcgatctgctacttaaacctgtggaaaaatatcgatattcagggtgttcgcaacgaataccttaatactcgattcttaaCCTTCGCTACAAATGGGGGAGTATCTACAAacaatcattcacgccccgccactgatgACGTACGAAAGAGATGCTCTAAtagaacatattttttttttctttctgtccGTCGCGACTATTCACCTTGTAATCAGAGGGAGGGGTCAGAATTTTATGACCCGGGCTGCAGAAGCAGCCCAGGCATGTAAAACCGGAGATGTTCACGTAGGAAAGAAGAGTCGTCAAAATCATATTCGCGGACGTCACCGAGGTAAAATTTGGCGACCCGACAAGGCATAAAACGTTGAATACGTGAAATTAATGAGACTTGCCCATCCTTTTGATTCGTTcaggaagtaaaaaataaatattctctcGCGAATGTGGTCGACAAATTTAAACTGCTTAGTATTTACGAAAGGAGAAGCTGCCACGAAGAACTCTGCAAAACTTGGGATGCACCAAGTAGATTCAGTTCCAAGTATTATTCGAAAAATTGGCTCGTCGATTCCTTGTTAAAGAGTTTCCAACAGACGGAGTAAGCAAAATGAGAAACGTTGAGCcaccaaaaaaaagagagggcgTGTATCATCACACAACACATATATACGTGTATTCAATCACTTGCAGTGTTAGTaaaatgcatttattttaaGGAGCAAAAAGAACGGGGAAAAATTTATAGAATACAAAAGGAAAGAAGGAGCAAGCATAAAAACCCGAACTGATCTGATTATTTCTTCTATTTGGGAGCCTTCAGACCTGAAAAGTTCGAAATgtttatttctttgagagaatatCTAATACTTATAATACTTGAAAAGTTCAAGATGCATTGCAAATACCTACAATGCGAATTCTCCTCCTCCTGTTGTTCGGAAAATGCAAAGGAAGATGGTGTCCCATCAAAGTATTTGTACAGAATTTTAGATATACATGAAATTCATTCTCCATCTTTAAAATCCCGCGTATATCTGGTTGCCTCTTGTggtaaaagggggggggggtgtttatTAACGGATGACTAAATAAATAGGAAATTGATGCAACCGAGAAATTTCGGTGGCTAGAAAGTGCTTCGGATGATCTTAGACGGATTCGGAGACAACGTCATGCGGTGCATCGAATGATTCCAAACAAAACAGTAACCGAAGAATCCGGAACAGATGGTTGGAGGGTTTGTGCCAAGTTCTATCGTGATGATGTGTAGCATTGAGACATAAAATATTTCTCTTGAATGTTAAGTGAGTGTACGGAGAAGACACTTATTTCCTTTCTTGCAAGGAAACTTCTCTCTGACAAAATGAGAAATCGCATAGGAATACCCCGGAAAATTTGTTTTCGATGAATTTCAGAGAGGAGCAGGTTTATAACTGGGAAATCGATACTTGCCCAGTGCATATGTAACAACCTGATTCacggttgccacaaaatttaggaaatgaaattctATAACACATTTGaggaaaattccctgataattgaagatatgccagatagttggaaaaacataatttgaaatggTTTCCGGCAAACATTCGTTGTTCAAAACATCAAACCCCTTATAGAAAGCAAATAGAGGCGAATTAACTATTTTCCCTGACACCTGCATCAATTTgcctgactttttaaaagccTTTGACATTTCCTGATATATTCCCTGACAGTGGCAAGCCTGTTGATTCTATTGCCCGAAGCGATGTCTTATTgttagataattttttcttctttcatttgaATCGTGGTTTTGGCGTATGAGCCATCATTGGAATATCGGCAATATCCCCTGAATGAACATTAGCCtgcgcgatatatcgattgttatgccatataaacctatggaaaaagatcgataaacagggtgttcgcagcgaacaccttaataatcgattctttaccataggcataggtttaaatggcagatcaatcgataaatcgcaaaacacgccacgcgcCACTGCCTGCGTCAAGTTATGATACGGCAGCGTGTGGATATTACGTCTTGGAAAGGATATGTTTTAGACTGGAGTATGCTGCAGtgctaggaaaaaacgccgtatgaacattccagagttgccaaatttcctccgataaaaggtttatttttgaggtaagttatcaacgtttttccttgaaatttgtacaCTATACTTGGATCTAAGTAAGagcgaaattctctgaaaaatcggaagcaaaatgttcataaatattCCCACAAACTCgtaatttatcgaaggaaatttggcgacgtctgaaagctcgtacggcgtttttcctcagcacggcagtaagggAGGATCGAGAGATCGAAGTGGGTGCCGCGAATGGCGCTAAACGGGCTATAACGCCTCTTCGGCGCACACTAgaccgagtcaatagaagaagtcggacaaaatattGAAACTTCGGAAgcttatattttttgaaaatatacgaAACAA
This window of the Bemisia tabaci chromosome 3, PGI_BMITA_v3 genome carries:
- the sgg gene encoding glycogen synthase kinase-3 beta isoform X2 — translated: MKSLSEMSSDILHKSLSDSLTITEGKDGSKMSTVVATPGQGPDRPLEVSYTVIRVIGNGSFGVVYSAKLCETNEMIAIKKVLQDKRFKNRELQIMRRLEHCNIVKLKYFFYSSGDKKDEVYLNLVLEFIPETVYKVARHYSKTKQIIPISFIKLYMYQLFRSLAYIHALGICHRDIKPQNLLLDPETGVLKLCDFGSAKHLIKGEPNVSYICSRYYRAPELIFGAIDYTTKIDVWSAGCVLAELLLGQPIFPGDSGVDQLVEIIKVLGTPSKEEIHMMNPNYTEFKFPQIKSHPWQKVFRVRTPPEAIDLVSRLLEYTPHVRISPLQACAHAFFNELREPNTRLPNGRDLPPLFNFSDFELKIQPNLTSVLIPRHIAENSAGGTNEVGAEIAPTTSGTEATTAQPDSTSSSHSASPLQSNDMA
- the sgg gene encoding glycogen synthase kinase-3 beta isoform X1; protein product: MSGRPRTTSFAEGNRIPPSPAFGDIISGKDGSKMSTVVATPGQGPDRPLEVSYTVIRVIGNGSFGVVYSAKLCETNEMIAIKKVLQDKRFKNRELQIMRRLEHCNIVKLKYFFYSSGDKKDEVYLNLVLEFIPETVYKVARHYSKTKQIIPISFIKLYMYQLFRSLAYIHALGICHRDIKPQNLLLDPETGVLKLCDFGSAKHLIKGEPNVSYICSRYYRAPELIFGAIDYTTKIDVWSAGCVLAELLLGQPIFPGDSGVDQLVEIIKVLGTPSKEEIHMMNPNYTEFKFPQIKSHPWQKVFRVRTPPEAIDLVSRLLEYTPHVRISPLQACAHAFFNELREPNTRLPNGRDLPPLFNFSDFELKIQPNLTSVLIPRHIAENSAGGTNEVGAEIAPTTSGTEATTAQPDSTSSSHSASPLQSNDMA